The Methylomicrobium lacus LW14 genome window below encodes:
- the sdhD gene encoding succinate dehydrogenase, hydrophobic membrane anchor protein, producing MKYRTPLTKARGLGSAKSGTTHWWAQRVTAAALIPLSYWLIKLIDLGASAPYAETQAWLAAPLNTVGVLAFIAAAFYHAGLGLRVVIEDYVGREGCKIVSIWLVNLIFALLTLTALSAVFRTIQVG from the coding sequence ATGAAATATCGAACGCCTTTAACGAAGGCTCGCGGATTGGGTTCGGCAAAATCCGGGACGACGCACTGGTGGGCGCAGCGGGTGACCGCGGCGGCGCTGATTCCGTTATCCTATTGGCTGATCAAGCTGATCGATCTGGGTGCGAGCGCGCCTTATGCGGAAACCCAGGCCTGGCTGGCCGCGCCCTTGAATACGGTCGGCGTGCTGGCCTTTATCGCGGCGGCTTTTTATCATGCGGGATTGGGACTTCGCGTCGTAATCGAAGACTATGTCGGCCGCGAAGGTTGCAAGATCGTATCGATCTGGCTGGTCAATCTGATCTTTGCTTTGCTCACGTTGACGGCGCTGTCAGCCGTATTTCGCACTATTCAAGTTGGATGA